The Streptomyces nigra genome includes the window TCCTCCGTTTCTCTCACGGAGGAGGCAATTCGATGAACGCTCGGTGACTGAGGTTACCGAAGGTAATGTTCAGTCATCCGGTCAGCCGCCGGCGACGGCCGGAATGATGGAGACACCGGCGCCGTCCGGAGTGGCGGTCTCCAGACCCTGCTCGAAACGCACGTCGTCGTCGTTCACGTACACGTTCACGAAGCGGCGGAGCTTGCCCTGGTCGTCCAGCACACGGGCGGCGATCCCCGTGTGGTTCTTCTCCAGGTCGGAGATGACCTCGGCCAGGGTCGCGCCCTCGGCGGCGACCTCGGCCCGACCGCCGGTGTAGGTGCGCAGGATGGTCGGGATGCGAACGGTCACGCTCATGCGAGGCCAGCCTCTCGGAAGGAGTCAAGGTTGGGACGAATCGTCGCGGTGAGGCCCGTACCCGCCACCGCGTCCAGCGTCTTCAGGCCGTCACCGGTGTTCAGGACGACCGTGGTCTTGGTGGGGTCGAGCACCCCGCTCTCGATGAGCTTCTTCGTGACGCCCACCGTCACACCGCCCGCGGTCTCGGCGAAGACGCCCTCCGTGCGCGCGAGCAGCTTGATCGCCTGCACGATCTCGGCGTCCGTCACGTCCTCCACCGCACCGCCCGTGCGGCGCGCGATGTCCAGGACGTAGGGGCCGTCGGCCGGGTTGCCGATGGCGAGCGACTTGGCGATGGTGTCCGGCTTCTGCGGGCGGACCACGTCGTGCCCCGCCTTGAAGGCGGTGGACACCGGCGAGCAGCCCTCGGCCTGGGCACCGAAGATCTTGTACGGCTTGTCCTCGACCAGCCCGAGCTTGATCAGCTCCTGGAGGCCCTTGTCGATCTTGGTGAGCTGGGAGCCGGAGGCGATCGGGACGACCAGCTGGTCCGGCAGGCGCCAGCCGAGCTGCTCGCAGATCTCGTACGCGAGCGTCTTGGAGCCCTCGGCGTAGTACGGCCGCAGGTTGACGTTCACGAAGCCCCAGCCCTCACCGGCCGGGTCGCCGATCAGCTCGGAGCAGAAACGGTTCACGTCGTCGTAGTTGCCCTCGATGCCGACAAGCTCGCCGCCGTAGATCGCGGCCATGACGACCTTGCCCTGCTCCAGGTCGTGCGGGATGAACACGCACGAGCGGAGGCCGGCGCGGGCCGCGGCGGCGCCCACGGCGCCGGCCAGGTTGCCCGTCGAGGAGCAGGACAGGGTGGTGAAGCCGAAGGCGCGCGCGGCCTCCAGGGCCTGCGCGACCACGCGGTCCTTGAAGCTGTGCGTCGGGTTGCCGGAGTCGTCCTTGACGTACAGGCCGCCGGTGACGCCCAGTTCGCGGGCGAGGTTGTCGGCCTTGACGAGCTTGGTCCAGCCGGGGTTGATGTTCGGCTTGTCCGCCACGTCGGCCGGGACGGGCAGCAGGGGCGCGTAGCGCCAGATGTTCGCGGGGCCCGCCTCGATGCGCTGACGGAGCTTCTCGGTGTCGTAGCCGGAGAAGTCGTAGGCGATCTCGAGCGGGCCGAAACACTCCTCGCAGGCGAAGACCGGGCCGAGCGGGACGCGGTGGCCGCACTCGCGACAGGAGAGCGCCGCTGCGGGGCCGAGGTCTACGGTGGAGTCGGTGCTGCTTGCAACAGTCTGCACAGCCATGTGAGGCGAGGCCCTTTCTCCTCATCTTCCTCACGACGCATCTCGCCGTGAGACGGATTTGGCACCTTCCCTAGCCGGGAGCCTCGCGAGGACGATCAACGGTGACGATCGACGCTGATCTACGAGAACCGACTGGAGGGTTGCCGGGGCTTCATCGGGCCGTGTCCCTCTGCCCCTCTGGATGAGCGGTATGCGGTTGTACTGCGGTTGTGAACCCGGGCGACCCTGACATGCGATGGTCACTCGCGTTGTTCAAGACTGTAACCGAAGGCCAGGACAGTTGAGAGAGCCGTCCGAACCGCGAGATGGATCACCGACGTCGTTCGACAGTGAGGAGCCGCCGACCGTGCTGGAAGAAGTCGAGCGCTGGCTGATCAGCCGCTCCTGGTCCCTGGCCGACCGCCCGCTGCACCATGTCCTGGCCGCCAAGCAGCGCAGCGGCCAGTCGGTGTCGGTCGTCCTGCCCGCGCTCAACGAGGAGGAGACGGTCGGCGACATCGTCGCGATCATCGCCCACGACCTGGTGCACCAGGTGCCGCTGGTCGACGAGATCGTCGTCGTCGACTCCGGGTCCACCGACCGCACCGCCGAGGTCGCCGCGGCGGCCGGCGCGCGGGTCGTGCACCGCGACGACATCCTGCCCCGCGTCCCGGCCGTGCCCGGCAAGGGCGAGGTGCTGTGGCGGTCGCTGCTGGTCACGGGCGGGGACATCGTCTGCTTCGTCGACGCCGACCTGCGCGAGTTCTCCTCGGACTTCGTCCTCGGCATCGTCGGGCCGCTGCTCACCGACCCCGGGGTCGACCTGGTCAAGGCGATGTACGACCGCCCGCTCGGCGGCGCCTCCGGGCAGGGCGGCCGCGTCACCGAACTGATGGCCCGCCCGCTGCTGAACATGCACTGGCCGCAGCTGGCCGGATTCGTACAGCCCCTCGGCGGCGAGTACGCGGCCCGGCGCAGCCTGCTTGAGCAGCTGCCCTTCCCGGTCGGGTACGGCGTCGAGCTGGGCATGCTGGTGGACGCCCTGCATCTGGTGGGACTGGACGCTCTCGCGCAGGTGGACGTGGGGGTGCGCAAGCACCGGCACCAGGACGGGCAGGCGCTGGGCCGGATGTCCGCGGCGATCTACCGCACCGCCCAGCTGCGGCTGGCGCGCGGGCATCTGGTGCGTCCGGCGCTGACCCAGTTCGAGCGCGGCGCCGACGGTTTCGAGCCTCGGACGTACTCGGTGGACACCGAGGAGCGCCCGCCGATGGTGGAGATCGCGGAGTACGCGACGCGCAGGGTCGCGTGAACGCCGGGCACCGGCCGTATACAGCGCGTGCGTGAGCCCCCACTGAGCCGAACCGTACGTTTGAGCGTTTCCGGGCCGGGCTAGGTTGAGGCGTATGGCTTCCCCGCAGACTGCTGCCAAGGTACTGGTCGCCTCGAACCGCGGCCCGGTCTCCTACGAGGTGCGCGACGACGGTTCGCTGCACAGCAAGAGGGGCGGCGGCGGAATGGTCTCCGGGCTGTCGGCGATCGGGCCGGACGCGGGCGCCCTGTGGGTGTGCTCGGCGCTGTCCGACGGCGACCGGGAGGCGGTGCGCCGCGGGGCCGGCGAGGACGGCGTGCTGATGCTGGACATCCCGGCGGACGTGCACGCGGACGCGTACAACGGCATCGCGAACTCGGTCCTGTGGTTCGTGCACCACATGCTCTACCAGACCCCGCTGGAGCCGGTCTTCGACGCGGAGTTCCGGCGCCAGTGGGCCTCGTACGAGACCTACAACCGCGCCTTCGCCGAGGCGCTGGCCGAGCGGGCGGCCCCCGGGGCGGCCGTGCTGGTCCAGGACTACCACCTGACGCTGGTGCCGGGGATGCTGCGCGAACTGCGCCCGGACGTGCGGATCGGGCACTTCTCGCACACGCCGTGGGCGCCGCCGGAGTACTTCGCGATGCTGCCCGACGACATCGCCCGGCAGGTCCTCGGCGGGATGCTCGGCGCGGACCGGCTCGGCTTCCTCACCCGGCGCTGGGCGGACGCCTTCGAGGCGTGCTGCGAGCGGTTCGCCGGCGGGCTCGGCGGCACCCGGATCGGGGTGCACGGGCTGGGCGCGGACGCGGACTTCCTGCGGGCCCGCTCGCACGAGTCCGACGTGTCCGAGCGGATGACGGCGCTGCGCGAGGAGATCGGCACCGCCCCCGACGGCTCGCCCCGCCGCACCGTCGTGCGCGTCGACCGCACCGAGCTGTCCAAGAACATCGTGCGCGGCCTGCTGGCGTACCGGCAGCTGCTCGACGACCACGCCGAGTGGCGCGAGCGCGTGGTGCACGTGGCCTTCGCCTACCCCTCGCGGCAGGACCTCGCCGTCTACCGCGACTACACGGCCGAGGTGCAGCGGGTCGCCCAGGAGATCAACGACGCCTATGGGACGCCCGGCTGGACGCCGGTCGTCCTGCACGTCAAGGACGACTTCGCCCGCTCCCTGGCCGCCTACCGGCTGGCGGACGTGGCCCTGGTCAACCCCATCCGGGACGGAATGAACCTGGTCGCCAAGGAGGTGCCGCTCGTCTCCGACGAGGGGTGCGTCCTGGTCCTGTCCCGTGAGGCCGGCGCTTTCGAGGAGCTCGGCGAGGACGCCCTCCCCGTCAACCCGTACGACGTGATCGCCACGGCCGAGGCGCTGCACGAGGCCCTGTCGGTGCCCCCGGCGGAGCGGGCGGAGCGCTCCAAGCGCCTGGCGGCCGCGGCGACGGCCCTGCCCCCCGCCCGGTGGTTCCTGGACCAGCTGAACGCGTTGACGGGGGACGGGGCGGCCTGACCGGTCAGGTTGTGGGCGTGCGGTCCGTCTTCGTGCGGTCCGCGAGGGTGCGCAGGAGTGCGACCACGCCCTCGGGGCCCGGGACCACCACGTCCGCCCGCTCGGAGAGTTCCGTGACCTCCTCGCTGCCGCTGCAGACCAGGAGGCCGGGGACGCCCTTGGCCCGCAGGTCGTCGACGGCGGCGTAGGCGGGCAGGTCGCCGAGGTCGTCTCCGGCGTACAGGACCGCCTCGGCGCCGAGGTCGTGGGCGAGGTCGCTCAGGGCCTTGCCCTTGTCCATGCCGGGCGGGCGCAGTTCGAGGACCATCCGGCCCGGTTCGACGATGAGGCCGTTGCGCTCGGCCAGGTCGGTGAGCGGGCCGCGCAGGGCGTCGAAGGTGCCCTGCGGATCGGCGGCGCGGCGCGTGTGCACGGCGACCGCGTGCCCCTTGTCCTCGATCCAGGTGCCGTCCTCGTGCTCCGCCAGCAGGGCGGGCAGGGCGGCGCGTGCGGCCGCGACCCCGGGGTGCGGGTCGGGTGCGGACAGCTCACCGCTCGCGGCGTCCCAGCGCTCGGCGCCGTAGTGCCCGAGCACCACCAGGTGCTCCAGGCCCGGGACCCCGGCGAAGCCGCCGTGGTGCACGGCCACCTCGGCGGGCCGGCCGGTGATCACGGCCACGGCGGCGACCTCGGGTGCGAGCCGGGCGAGCGCGGGCACCGCCTCCGGGTGGGCGCGCGCCTTCTCCGGGTCGGGCACGATCGGCGCGAGGGTTCCGTCGAAGTCCAGGGCGACCAGGGCGCGGGCGGGCCGGGCGAGCAGCGCGGCCAGCCCGTCCCGGCCGGGGCCGGTGGTGGGCTCCGGGAGGGCCGCGCCGGACGCGGGGGCGGACGGGGTCGGGTCGTTCGGATCGTTGTGACGGGCCATACCTGGACACTATCCAGCGGCGGGCCGGGTAGCCCTCAGCGCTCGGACCGCCTCGCGTCGCGCACCCGGCGCAGCCGGTTCACCGTCACCGGGTCGTGGGCCAGGGCCCTCGGGTCGTCCAGCAGGGCGTTGAGCAGCTGGTAGTAGCGCACCGGCGCCAGGCCCAGCTCCTCGCGTATGGCGCGCTCCTTGGCGCCGGGGCCGGGAAAGCCCCGGCGCTCCAGGGCGAGCACTGCCCGTTCGCGGTCGGCGAGGGCCGGCTCGGGCCGTTCCTGCTGCTGGTCCATGCCTGGCACCGTAACCCCCGCCACCGACAGCGGCTGCTACTCGGCGGCGTCCAGCCGGTTCGCCGTGGTCTGGAGCCGGGCCAGGACCGTCGCCGGGCTGCCGCCCGAGGTGACCGTCGCGCCGATGCTCTTCTTGACGTCCGCGCTGACCGTGGCCCAGGAGGTCCGGCCGACCGGGTAGAGCTCGGAGGACGGCAGCTGCTCCAGGAAGGGCTTGAGGTCGGCGTCCTCCTTCGCGCCGGACATCACGTGGGACGCGGAGGTGGTGACGGGGAGCAGGTCGTAGCGCCGGGAGAAGTCCAGGACGTTCTTCTCGTCGTAGACGAAGTTCAGGAACGTGCCGATCTGCTCGGCGTGGTCGTTCTGCTTGAACGCCATCATCCAGTCGGCCACGCCCATGGAGAACTTGGTGGGTCCGTCGAGGCCGGGCATGGGCACCATGCCGAACTCCACGCCCTTCTTCTCGGCCGTCTGCATCAGCGAGGGGTGCCCGTTGAGCATGCCGACGTCACCCTTGGTGAAGGCGGT containing:
- a CDS encoding MoaD/ThiS family protein, encoding MSVTVRIPTILRTYTGGRAEVAAEGATLAEVISDLEKNHTGIAARVLDDQGKLRRFVNVYVNDDDVRFEQGLETATPDGAGVSIIPAVAGG
- the thrC gene encoding threonine synthase, producing MAVQTVASSTDSTVDLGPAAALSCRECGHRVPLGPVFACEECFGPLEIAYDFSGYDTEKLRQRIEAGPANIWRYAPLLPVPADVADKPNINPGWTKLVKADNLARELGVTGGLYVKDDSGNPTHSFKDRVVAQALEAARAFGFTTLSCSSTGNLAGAVGAAAARAGLRSCVFIPHDLEQGKVVMAAIYGGELVGIEGNYDDVNRFCSELIGDPAGEGWGFVNVNLRPYYAEGSKTLAYEICEQLGWRLPDQLVVPIASGSQLTKIDKGLQELIKLGLVEDKPYKIFGAQAEGCSPVSTAFKAGHDVVRPQKPDTIAKSLAIGNPADGPYVLDIARRTGGAVEDVTDAEIVQAIKLLARTEGVFAETAGGVTVGVTKKLIESGVLDPTKTTVVLNTGDGLKTLDAVAGTGLTATIRPNLDSFREAGLA
- a CDS encoding glucosyl-3-phosphoglycerate synthase, which encodes MLEEVERWLISRSWSLADRPLHHVLAAKQRSGQSVSVVLPALNEEETVGDIVAIIAHDLVHQVPLVDEIVVVDSGSTDRTAEVAAAAGARVVHRDDILPRVPAVPGKGEVLWRSLLVTGGDIVCFVDADLREFSSDFVLGIVGPLLTDPGVDLVKAMYDRPLGGASGQGGRVTELMARPLLNMHWPQLAGFVQPLGGEYAARRSLLEQLPFPVGYGVELGMLVDALHLVGLDALAQVDVGVRKHRHQDGQALGRMSAAIYRTAQLRLARGHLVRPALTQFERGADGFEPRTYSVDTEERPPMVEIAEYATRRVA
- a CDS encoding alpha,alpha-trehalose-phosphate synthase (UDP-forming) produces the protein MASPQTAAKVLVASNRGPVSYEVRDDGSLHSKRGGGGMVSGLSAIGPDAGALWVCSALSDGDREAVRRGAGEDGVLMLDIPADVHADAYNGIANSVLWFVHHMLYQTPLEPVFDAEFRRQWASYETYNRAFAEALAERAAPGAAVLVQDYHLTLVPGMLRELRPDVRIGHFSHTPWAPPEYFAMLPDDIARQVLGGMLGADRLGFLTRRWADAFEACCERFAGGLGGTRIGVHGLGADADFLRARSHESDVSERMTALREEIGTAPDGSPRRTVVRVDRTELSKNIVRGLLAYRQLLDDHAEWRERVVHVAFAYPSRQDLAVYRDYTAEVQRVAQEINDAYGTPGWTPVVLHVKDDFARSLAAYRLADVALVNPIRDGMNLVAKEVPLVSDEGCVLVLSREAGAFEELGEDALPVNPYDVIATAEALHEALSVPPAERAERSKRLAAAATALPPARWFLDQLNALTGDGAA
- the otsB gene encoding trehalose-phosphatase, with the protein product MARHNDPNDPTPSAPASGAALPEPTTGPGRDGLAALLARPARALVALDFDGTLAPIVPDPEKARAHPEAVPALARLAPEVAAVAVITGRPAEVAVHHGGFAGVPGLEHLVVLGHYGAERWDAASGELSAPDPHPGVAAARAALPALLAEHEDGTWIEDKGHAVAVHTRRAADPQGTFDALRGPLTDLAERNGLIVEPGRMVLELRPPGMDKGKALSDLAHDLGAEAVLYAGDDLGDLPAYAAVDDLRAKGVPGLLVCSGSEEVTELSERADVVVPGPEGVVALLRTLADRTKTDRTPTT
- a CDS encoding DUF3263 domain-containing protein, which translates into the protein MDQQQERPEPALADRERAVLALERRGFPGPGAKERAIREELGLAPVRYYQLLNALLDDPRALAHDPVTVNRLRRVRDARRSER